From the Paenibacillus sp. R14(2021) genome, the window CAAACGCACTTCTGCTTTCACCGCTTGCGCAGCGTCTACCCAGTGAATCGTTCCCTTCACCTTACGGCCGGTAAACCCCGTACCGCTCTTGGTGTCCGGGTCGTACGTGCAGCGCAGCTCCGTAATTTCACCGGTCAATTCGTCCTTGACGACTTCCTCGCATCGAATGAAATATGCGCCCTTCAATCTGACCTCGGCATGCGGACTTAGGCGGTGGAAGCCCTTGGGGGGAAGCTCCTCGAAATCGTCACGCTCGATATACAGCGTTCTGGAGAAAGGAACCTCTCTGCTTCCAAGGGATGCGTTCTCGCTGTTGTTGTCGATCATCAACATCTCCGAAGCCCCTTCCGGGTAGTTGGTGATAACGACCTTGAGCGGCTTCAGAACGGCCATGACGCTCACGGTCTTCTCTTTCAAATCCTGCCGTAGGCAGTGGTCCAGAAGCGAGATGTCCACGGTGCTTTGGGTTCGGATGCTGCCGATCTCAGCAATGAAGCTGCGGATGCTCTCCGGCGTATAGCCTCTTCTGCGCATACCGCGAAGCGTAGGAAGCCGCGGATCGTCCCAGCCATCTACGTAACCGCCCTCAACTAGCTGACGCAGGAACCGCTTGCTGGTCACGACGCCCGTTAAGCTGAGCCGTCCAAACTCCCTTTGCCTCGGAGGCGCGGGGATATTAAGCTCCCGCAGCACCCATTCGTACAAGGGCCGATGGTCCTTGAACTCGATCGAGCATAACGAATAGGTGATGCCCTCGATGGCATCTTGAATCGGATGGGCAAAGTCGTACATCGGATAGATACACCAATCGCTGCCTGTTCGATAATGGCTGGCATGAACAATACGGAACAAGATGGGGTCGCGCAGGTTGATGTTGGGCGAGCGCATGTCGATTTTGGCACGGAGGACGCTAGCGCCTGCCTTGAAATCGCCGTTTCTCATGCTCGCGAACAGGATCAGATTCTCCTCAATGGATCGTTCCCGGTAGGGACTGTCTACGCCCGGCTCCGTCAAGGTGCCCCGATAAGCGGACACGTCCACCGGCGTCAAGTCGCAGACGTACGCTTTGCCCCGCTTGATTAGGATGACGGCGGCATCGTAGATACGTTCCGCGTAATCCGAGCCGAAGTAGATATGC encodes:
- a CDS encoding glutamine--tRNA ligase/YqeY domain fusion protein, with amino-acid sequence MDNETSRTADYFLVKLINEELDAAPFDRTMCTRFPPEPNGYLHIGSAYAIQTNVEIAQTYNGKFHLRFDDTNPLKEDIAYVNAIIEDIKWLGYDPGEHIYFGSDYAERIYDAAVILIKRGKAYVCDLTPVDVSAYRGTLTEPGVDSPYRERSIEENLILFASMRNGDFKAGASVLRAKIDMRSPNINLRDPILFRIVHASHYRTGSDWCIYPMYDFAHPIQDAIEGITYSLCSIEFKDHRPLYEWVLRELNIPAPPRQREFGRLSLTGVVTSKRFLRQLVEGGYVDGWDDPRLPTLRGMRRRGYTPESIRSFIAEIGSIRTQSTVDISLLDHCLRQDLKEKTVSVMAVLKPLKVVITNYPEGASEMLMIDNNSENASLGSREVPFSRTLYIERDDFEELPPKGFHRLSPHAEVRLKGAYFIRCEEVVKDELTGEITELRCTYDPDTKSGTGFTGRKVKGTIHWVDAAQAVKAEVRLYHELLLAPSVPGEDGGNWADAINPESLVIVSNAWIEPFAKHARPEQQFQLFRHGYCCVDSKHSPGENLVFNRTVPLKDSWNKK